The Musa acuminata AAA Group cultivar baxijiao chromosome BXJ2-2, Cavendish_Baxijiao_AAA, whole genome shotgun sequence genome has a segment encoding these proteins:
- the LOC135605896 gene encoding probable mitochondrial adenine nucleotide transporter BTL3 yields MPGTEVRFHAAILPRIRLPDERCVPPLFADGGRLFLEPCVPDSAVTMPVRLCRSCGKPAPLGGIRWGGAVGDCFLSVSLSVKGSEGFVRESAGFLGKEVRRSEEAAWEGKDDGVMVVLEEHEKNRIKNENMNGRVQGVGAGAMNTTKHLWAGAVAAMVSRTFVAPLERLKLEYVVGGEQSNLFAVIHKIATTQGLKGFWKGNFVNILRTAPFKAINFYAYDTYRKQLLKLSGNEETTNFERFLAGAAAGVTATILCIPMDTIRTKMVAPGGEALGGVIRVFRHMIETEGFFSLYKGLVPSLISMAPSGAVFYGVYDILKADYLRSPEGRNRLALMKRQQGEEVNAFDQLELGPVRTLLYGAIAGACAEAATYPFEVVRRHLQMQVQANKLNAFATFMNIVDKGGAPALYAGMIPSLLQVLPSASISYFVYESMKIVLKVE; encoded by the exons ATGCCTGGCACGGAGGTCCGCTTCCACGCCGCCATCCTTCCTCGCATCCGCCTCCCGGATGAGCGATGCGTTCCACCCCTCTTCGCCGACGGAGGTCGCCTCTTCCTTGAACCCTGTGTCCCAGATTCCGCAGTGACGATGCCGGTTAGATTGTGCCGTTCCTGCGGAAAGCCGGCTCCTTTGGGCGGGATCAGGTGGGGAGGCGCTGTCGGGGACTGTTTCCTGTCGGTGAGCTTGTCGGTGAAAGGAAGCGAGGGTTTCGTGCGGGAGTCCGCGGGGTTCCTTGGGAAGGAGGTGAGGAGGTCGGAGGAGGCGGCATGGGAAGGGAAGGATGATGGCGTAATGGTGGTTTTGGAGGAGCATGAGAAGAACAGGATTAAGAACGAGAATATGAATGGTAGAGTGCAGGGGGTGGGAGCCGGTGCAATGAACACCACCAAGCATCTCTGGGCTGGAGCTGTCGCCGCTATGGTTTCGAG GACCTTTGTTGCTCCTCTTGAGAGGCTAAAGTTGGAATATGTAGTTGGTGGTGAACAGAGCAATCTATTTGCAGTCATTCACAAAATTGCAACGACACAAGGGTTGAAGGGCTTCTGGAAAGGGAACTTTGTCAACATTCTTCGTACTGCTCCTTTTAAAGCGATTAACTTCTATGCATATGATACATATAGAAAGCAGCTTCTCAAACTATCTGGAAATGAAGAAACAACAAACTTTGAAAGGTTTCTTGCGGGGGCTGCAGCTGGCGTTACTGCAACAATTCTTTGCATACCGATGGACACG ATACGAACGAAGATGGTAGCTCCCGGAGGGGAAGCCTTGGGAGGTGTCATACGTGTTTTCCGTCACATGATCGAAACCGAAGGATTCTTTTCTCTTTACAAGGGGCTTGTGCCGTCTCTCATAAGCATGGCACCTTCAGGTGCAGTCTTCTACGGCGTGTACGATATACTGAAGGCAGATTATCTGCGGTCACCGGAAGGGAGGAACAGGTTGGCTTTAATGAAACGACAACAAGGTGAGGAAGTGAATGCCTTTGATCAACTGGAGCTGGGACCGGTGAGGACTTTGCTCTACGGGGCCATTGCCGGTGCTTGTGCTGAGGCTGCCACATACCCGTTTGAAGTGGTGAGGCGACATCTACAGATGCAGGTTCAAGCAAACAAACTGAATGCCTTTGCCACGTTTATGAACATAGTTGACAAAGGTGGTGCCCCGGCACTGTATGCCGGCATGATTCCTAGCTTGTTACAG GTACTGCCATCTGCTTCCATTAGCTATTTCGTCTACGAGTCTATGAAGATAGTGCTGAAGGTGGAATGA
- the LOC135605898 gene encoding probable trehalose-phosphate phosphatase 6, with amino-acid sequence MTKQNVVMQEEPAVAVAAAAPTRPVSGGANHARYKKFLSRPDLSSGGGGGGKTGSWIESMKASSPTHVKSAAARAVSSFASHDEQDYDGWMKLHPSALDDFEVLAAASKGKQIVMFLDYDGTLSPIVDDPDRAFMSDEMREAVREVARQFPTAIVSGRCTEKVTSFVELSELYYAGSHGMDIKGPNDGPQHLKAKAENVLFQPARDFLPMIDEVYKRLVETTKCIPGCRVENNKFCLSVHFRCVDEKKWCLLAEKVRSTITDYPKLRLTHGRKVLEIRPSIKWDKGKALEFLLESLGYDGYNDVFPLYIGDDRTDEDAFKVLQDRGQGFGILVSTIAKETNASFSLREPAEVLKFLRRIVEWKQISMEECRV; translated from the exons ATGACGAAGCAGAATGTGGTCATGCAGGAGGAGCCAGCCGTCGCGGTGGCCGCTGCAGCGCCAACTCGTCCTGTCAGCGGCGGAGCTAATCATGCCAGGTACAAGAAGTTTCTGAGCCGGCCCGAtctcagcagcggcggcggcggcggtgggaaGACCGGTTCTTGGATCGAATCGATGAAGGCCTCGTCTCCCACCCACGTCAAGTCGGCGGCGGCGCGCGCAGTCTCCTCGTTTGCTTCCCATGACGAGCAAGACTACGACGGATGGATG AAACTGCATCCGTCGGCGCTGGACGACTTCGAGGTTCTCGCGGCCGCGTCCAAGGGGAAGCAGATCGTCATGTTCTTAGACTACGATGGGACTCTGTCGCCCATCGTCGACGACCCCGACCGTGCCTTCATGTCCGACGAG ATGAGGGAAGCAGTAAGAGAGGTGGCAAGACAGTTTCCAACAGCTATCGTGAGTGGGAGGTGCACAGAGAAG GTCACTAGCTTCGTAGAACTGTCAGAATTGTACTATGCCGGGAGCCATGGCATGGACATCAAAGGTCCCAACGATGGGCCTCAGCACCTAAAAGCTAAG GCAGAGAATGTTTTATTTCAACCAGCCAGGGACTTCCTTCCCATGATAGATGAG GTTTACAAGCGTTTGGTAGAGACAACAAAGTGCATCCCTGGCTGTAGGGTGGAGAACAACAAGTTCTGCCTATCTGTTCACTTTCGGTGTGTTGATGAAAAG AAATGGTGTTTACTAGCTGAAAAGGTCAGGTCAACGATCACAGATTACCCTAAACTCAGACTCACTCATGGAAGGAAG GTGTTGGAGATTCGCCCAAGCATCAAGTGGGACAAGGGGAAGGCCCTCGAGTTTCTTTTGGAGTCTCTTG GATATGATGGCTACAATGATGTATTTCCATTGTACATAGGAGATGATCGTACCGACGAAGATGCTTTCAAG GTTTTGCAAGATAGAGGACAAGGCTTTGGCATTCTTGTTTCAACGATTGCAAAGGAAACAAATGCCTCTTTTTCTCTGAGAGAACCAGCTGAG GTTCTCAAGTTTCTGCGACGCATAGTGGAGTGGAAGCAAATCTCTATGGAGGAGTGCAGGGTGTAA